The Thioalkalivibrio sulfidiphilus HL-EbGr7 genome includes the window CTGGCCCGAGCGCGGTGAAATCATCGCGCTGACCGGCCACCTGGCCGAGAATGAACTGCACGGCGGCCTGTCATTCATCGAGCGCGCCCTGGGCGTGGAGAAGGCCCGCGAACTCTACGAACAAGAGTTGGGCCAGGCGCTGACGCAGAGCGAGCTGGCGCGTCGCCTCAGTGCCGACGGCTATCCGATCGCCCAACCACACATCAGCCGTATGCAGGACGCCGTGCGCTACCTGCTGCCGGCGATCCCGGCCGTGCTCTACGGCGGCCTGGGCCGGCCCCAGGTGGAACGGCTGACAGCCCTGCGCAGGGCGAGCGCACGGATATGGGACGCGCGCGGTGCGAGCAAACGGCTGGCCGTCGATTTCCCGTCGCTGTTCAACGACGTGCTCGCCGTGTTCGACGGCGACACCGACGGCTTCTCGATCAAGCGGGTGCAGGATGAACTCATTGGGCAGATGGCCGAGCTGCTGGACGCCGACTACGACAGCCTGACGCTGGAGATCGGCGAGACCGAGAACCGGCAGCGTGCGCTGACCAGCGATCCGTCGCCCCCCGCACCGCAGTCCGGCAATGCCGCGGCCGCGCCCGTGACGCCACAGCCACCGCACTCGCCCAACCCGGCGCCGCCAGTTCCCATGGCGCAGCCCCCGGCCACATCGCCGAAGCCACCACGGATGCCGGAACCCCCGGCATCGCCCCCGCCCTCGGAAACGCCCGGCAGTGCGCAGCCTCCGAACGACGATCACGACGAACGCCTGCGAGGCCATATCGTGTCGCCGGCGCCGACCACCGAACGCTTGCAGGCGATCCAGCGCCTGGTGGCCGATCAGACCGGCGAGGCACTGCCGAACTTCGAGGCGAACGTCTTGCAGGCGATTCCGGTGCAGGCCGGCGGTCTCTACCCGATTTCCGATGTCTGGTACATCGAACCGGGCCTGGACGCGCCGGATCGGTTGCGCGTGCATATCGCGCAGTTCGCGCGCGAGATCGCCGAGGAAGCCGGACAGGCCGAGCGCATCGAGACCATCGACGACGGCATCGGCTTCCTTTGCGACATAGGCGCCCTATCGACGGACCCGCAGGCGATGCCGCTCATCGCCCGCGCGACGCTCACCCTGCTGCACGCCCTCAGTGCGGGATACCGGCCGGCGGCCGCAGCACCCACCGCACTCGACAACCTGCGCCTGACCGATGCCCTGGGGCCGCTGCTGCAGGGCCGGAAGAATGGCGACAAAGCGCAGGCCTCGCGCCTGAGCGACAGCGGCCTGGTCAAACTCTTTCGCCTGCTGCGGCTCGCGCGCCGGCTGCTGGAGCTGGAATCCGGCACGGCATCGGGCGCGCACGCCGCCACCGAACCGTAAGGCCGGGGGAGACGCGATGTCGGCACCACATCCACTCAACCAAGCCGTGATCGCCCAGGCGCTGCACGATCTGCGCAACGGCCAGTTGCGCCGCTGCAAGGCCATGGGTTTCGGCGACCGGGAGCTGGACGCACTCAAACACCCGGAGCTGGTCAGCATGCTGGTCAACGCCACGGTGTCCTGGTGCTCGGTCAAGGTGAACCGCGAGGTGCTGCAACGCCTGTTGCACCAGGTGGAAGACGTCGAGAAGGAGATTGCCACCGTCGATCGCATGCTCCGCCTGGGCGCGAGCACAGCGATGGTCAGCAAGTTCTACGGCCTGACCCATCAGGAAGTGGCATTGCGCCGGGACGTTCTCGGCCTGCCCAAACGCAAGGGCCGCCATCCGGTATTGAGCGAGGAACAGGACACCGGCTTGTGGGGGCGCTGGAAGCCCGCCGTCGAGCAACGCGGCATCGCGCTGGACGACGACATGGCGATGCTCCATCTCACCCTCGATCTTGCCGAAGAACTCGCCCTGCCGGCCTCCGTCATCTGGGCGACGATTCGCGGCTGGATCGACCAAGGATTGGTGTAGGCCATGGAGATCGACAAGCCTCATCGGGGAGGCGGTCCGGTCTCGCTCTCCGCCCTGCTGGATGAGGCCGCTCAACGCTTGCCGCCCCGACAGGCCGGGCCGACGGCCAGCGATGGATTCCTGTTCAGCGGCAACCGCCATGAGAGCGTGCCGCGCGCGCTGTTCTTCGATCATCGCCTCACGCCACTGGAACGCAACGCCTGGCAGGTGTTCCGGCTGCTGCTCGACGACGACGGCATCACCGCCTTTCCCACC containing:
- a CDS encoding ParB family protein, coding for MAEPTPQDMAAKLLADRFERSGPVADALSDPIADTPMTVTLDQLQPYDLNPRVTRNPRYDDIKASIRERGLDAPPAITRRPGGTHYIIRNGGNTRLAILRELWSETKDERFFRIPCLFRPWPERGEIIALTGHLAENELHGGLSFIERALGVEKARELYEQELGQALTQSELARRLSADGYPIAQPHISRMQDAVRYLLPAIPAVLYGGLGRPQVERLTALRRASARIWDARGASKRLAVDFPSLFNDVLAVFDGDTDGFSIKRVQDELIGQMAELLDADYDSLTLEIGETENRQRALTSDPSPPAPQSGNAAAAPVTPQPPHSPNPAPPVPMAQPPATSPKPPRMPEPPASPPPSETPGSAQPPNDDHDERLRGHIVSPAPTTERLQAIQRLVADQTGEALPNFEANVLQAIPVQAGGLYPISDVWYIEPGLDAPDRLRVHIAQFAREIAEEAGQAERIETIDDGIGFLCDIGALSTDPQAMPLIARATLTLLHALSAGYRPAAAAPTALDNLRLTDALGPLLQGRKNGDKAQASRLSDSGLVKLFRLLRLARRLLELESGTASGAHAATEP
- a CDS encoding DUF2857 domain-containing protein, yielding MSAPHPLNQAVIAQALHDLRNGQLRRCKAMGFGDRELDALKHPELVSMLVNATVSWCSVKVNREVLQRLLHQVEDVEKEIATVDRMLRLGASTAMVSKFYGLTHQEVALRRDVLGLPKRKGRHPVLSEEQDTGLWGRWKPAVEQRGIALDDDMAMLHLTLDLAEELALPASVIWATIRGWIDQGLV